The Anopheles maculipalpis chromosome 3RL, idAnoMacuDA_375_x, whole genome shotgun sequence genomic sequence ACTAGCGTAATGATCCAACAGCTCATTATGGGTTCGACAACGATCGCTGATCTTCTAATCAACGCCTCGACCATCACAAACTCCGTCCTGTTCAAGAAATTCCACGAGAAAAACATATTCCTCCCCCGTAAAGTGACTCTCGAGGCACTAACCGTGCAAGAGGCTCGCAATCTGCAAACATTCATTATTCCAACTAATAAACATCTTAAACAGCTCGAAATAACCCACTGTGCGGTCTCGATTGTTCCACCGGCATTTCGCAACTTAGTGTCCCTGAAGGAGTTACGCTTGAAGTTGTGCTCTATTAAGACGCTTAATCTGGCGCTGCTCGCTACTCTCAGGCACTTGGAAACGGTACAGCTTATCGGTAACAACATAACAACCATTTACCCACCACAATCTGCGCTCGCAGCCAACATTCGCACGGTCGATCTGTCGTACAATCAGCTGCGTCGTATAGACATGTCAGTATTGCGATCGCTTAAACTGATGCAAACTCTCAATCTAGAACACAACCAGCTGTCCACCGTCGACTATCGTCCGGGTGAAGTGGTGACACTGCCAAGGCTAACCACATTACGGTTATCCAACAACAAATTGGAGCGAATCTCTTTCGAGCAGTTGAATGCAACCAGTCTGGAATATTTGGTGCTTTCTTCAAACAGATTCATCACCGTACCGGAGTACCTGCAAAACTTTCCTAACCTGGCACTGTTGGCCCTCGATAATAATCTGTTGGAATCTTTCGATTTCTCCATCCTGCAAAGTCTCGGCAATCTTCAATGGTTAGAGTTGCACGACAATCATTTAGCAAGCGTCGTTCTTCCAAAGGAGATAGATCTTCCATATCTGCACCAGCTGTTGCTGGCCAACAATCGTCTGCAAAGTGTCAATCTTGAGCAGTTGTACGCTCCACGTCTAAGCCTTTTGGACCTTAGGAACAATCTTCTGACGACGATACCGAACGTTTTCGAAAAAGGCATCGAACAGCTTGAATCGGTGAACGTGGTGGATAATCCTCTCACTTGCGGTACTTATGAGACGTACAGGAAGTACATACATCTAGGCATGATCGTTCCAAAATGGGTGTTGCAAAATGCGGACCTTTGTTCGACAGGAACATACTTCACGCTTACCGAAACACAAcgcgtttgttgtttggtctaaaaatcaaaactaaatAAAGCGATTGCAATCATCATTACTGGTCGCGTGAGAGCATCACAACTTAACGATAGTTAGAGTAAGTGGTAGTAATTTGCGCAAAATATCCTAGCTTATTATTGATGTCAACCTTTACGACGATTGGATCGTTCAAGTATGACACGCGTAAAATTGGTTTGGATTGTTTGCTGCACGATTGGTAAgttttgctattaaaatatcaCCTAGAACGACTTGTTGAGGTATGCCATTACTTATCGCTACAGTGTGCTTAGTATCGTCGACATCGTCGGTGATTATCGCGAAGCCAACGATACAGCAATTTACAACACTACGTGGAACCGGTGAAAAAACTGCCAAATATCTCTCCCCTTGTCGTAGAACGCGTGGTACTAGTAGAAAGTTCCGGTGATAGCTTCATCGACAATCTCTCCACCTTCATCTCTTGTCTGTGGTTTAGAGAGTTTTACGAAAATAGCTTAACAATTCCGAACAGCAGTACACTAAAGGAACTGCAGCTGCGCCACGCATGGCAATTGAAGCACAtttccataagccccaacacAACACGGCAAAACGTTTGCTATTGAGGGTTGTGATTATCGGTCGATCTTAAGCAATGTTGAAAGCTTAACGCTACTGCAACACTTAGTTATAGAAAAGTGCGGGATCGTTAATGTTAATCTGGAGCTGTATTTGCAGCGAACCAATTTCTTGCGGTGGTAAAGCTCAACGCAAATCGAATAACCACAATTTCTCACCGTGGTAGTAGTTCGTCGCTCACCATAAGGAAACTGTATCTGGACGAAAATCCCTTACAATATCTGGATCTGCACAGTCTGCGAAAGTTGGAGCAGGTGGTAGAACTACTTCAAACAAGTTCACCCGCTTTTATGTTCTCTCCCTAAACCATAACGAGCTATCGACGCTGGATTTGGCGACCGTTACAGGATCTGAACAGTTGAAATTCTTGTATGTATCATCCAACGGTCTAACGTCGGTTAAAGCCAGTCGCGACATAGTATATCTACCTTCGCTGGAATCTCCCCAAACTGGGCTACATCGTATCAGAAGGCAACCGGTTCGAGACTGTACCGCCACTGCACAAGCGTTGGCTTGAGTTTAGGCTGAACATGTCCAACAATCCGCCTTGGTGTTCCTCACTGCAGGAGTACGTTGAGCAGATACGTTACCAAAGCACGATTATCGTAGATAACGTCAAGTGTCCGAAGGGTAGTGTGGCGATAAAAAGTGATCTCATTGAACGGGATTGTTGCATTATGAGGTAGGTGTAgtaaaattttggaatttgaGAAAGTAAATCTAATTTGTCAAATATTTCGGTAGAAGCaataaaatgattcacttcTGCAAAATCTGTCTGAGCGTCTAGGGCACCTTGACTAATCATTGTGAGCTCCTAGAACCAGGTGAGAAGGGTCTCTCTTGCACCCATGTGTGTATTGTAAGGATCAATAATTTCTCGACACGCGAAAAACTCGCCATCAAAaacacaccatcaccaacctCACTGAGCACAAGTTAGCGTGCCGTCGTGTGCTAATGGAATAGCAGCAAAGGTCGCTAATGTTTAATTCTGCTCTGTTCACGCCCCACGGAAACGAATGGTAAAGTCATCATTTAGTTTAATCAGGATAACCAGAACACCCTCTTCTCCCACCGAAATGGCGCGTTGTCGGACGCCGGAGTCGTAATGGATATTTCAGGTCCAACACAAGAACTTAATAATACGTTCTCACCTTCACGTTCGCTTGGTGTCACTTTCGTTACTGGCTTACAGGGTTACAGAGCTCACTCGGAGGTGTGCAGGGTGAGCTCTGTTCTGGGCTATAAAAAGGATACCGAAAATTCCACCTACCCCAATCGTGGAGGGGCAGGTGTCTCCACAGAAGGCGGACGGTCAAGTATCGAATGCTCCCGTGCTCCGGCATTCGGAGAGGTGTGTCGTGTCGGGAACAAGCCTATCGGAATCAAATGGGAGTTTTGGTCGATTCGAGGGCACGGTCGTCAAACGGGGTACACAATGCGCCGGATATCGATTTTTGGGCaaacgttttcctttttttgtccgACTTGTCGACACGATTGACGGCGAGGTTTGTAGTTCATTGCTCACTCACTTTTGCCAGcgaataattcttttttttttccttttgaggGACAGCGAGTAAGTGAAGGAAACATGAAGTGTATGGTTtattgggaaaaaagggaaaaacttaTTTCGTACGAGCAGAGCTCGCACGTTGCGGgcaattgttttgtaaatatcAACGCTACAGCTTGGAAGGATAATCGATTGCCGAGAATTATTGCAGAGCGAGGCAAATTACGATGATTTACAGAGGGAAGTTAATTATTCAATGCGGGTTTTGTGACACTTACACTCTCACCAGTTATTAAGAAGTATTTAGCAGTTGTGATTTGAATGCAGCAAAtgattaatatttcattttgtttcgcaAAAGAAACGATTAACTGTCGGTAAGATCCACATGCTGTGATTGTAAGGATTTgtttgtggtaaaatatttgGGGAAGACTACTAAAGTCACCAAAGTCTGACTAGTGGAGGCTCAGGAAATGATGTGCTTACACTCAGAAAATACCTCAACTGAATATTTGCCTCAAAGACGGGTTCTAATAGCCTGTACCACGTCTGATTTTTATTGTTCCAGCCTTGGAGTGTCCAACATTAACTCTAAGCTTCCTTTTAGAATttcattatttgatttttaatttctaagacAAGATCGTAACATCTAAGACAAGATAGTAGTAGTACTACTACTTACAGCAGCAGGATGGCAATATTCTGATTCGAAGAAACCAGGTTTGGCGAATAAGTTTGTTTGGTCGATGATAATGGGGCAATCGCTTGCCCTGGGGGGTAGTAATTCGCTTCCAGTTTAGGACCTTCAGACTGTTCTCTCCTGGGACACGTGCTACTACTACCTGGTGTGTACGAAAGACGAAGGATAGCACGATATTCGCGCACTGGTTCCACCTCATTCTTGCCTACAAATTTGTGTACACACCATCGAACTTGTTCATTAATGGAAAGGCAAAACAAGCACAAGGATATCGCTTATGGGCAAACTGTTGTAGCAACCGTTCTGTAGCAACGCGCAAAAGGCCCGTTTTTTCGGAACATTGGCTGCGACGCAAATTTCTGTCACAAAAACCATTCGATTAAGGGTAAAATAAATATGCGCACCGCACCTGCATATACACACGGGAGTCCTCTCCGCGGCTGGCAAAGCACAGAATTCTAGCCATAAAATCGACAATCGACAACCGAGAGGGCATTTTGACCAAACGGGAAGGATAATGTTACAACTACCAGACCACATCCGTTGACAAATGGGGAAAAAGCCGCGTTATCTGTCGACCTTGTTTGTCTATTTGTATCACGGcacgagagggagagagagagatagcgagagagagagagagagagagagagagagagagagagatacaaCGGCCAAATagttacaaaaagaaaaatcgaaaatcgacACATTCGAcaccccaaaaacatgaattgGAAAAAGTAACTCTagggggaaaaacaaacgatggcAAGCCAAAATTAGTTGGAAAGATATCGAAATTTAACGATCGTAGCACATTTTTTGGCAACGGTTTTGCATATGTGGTGTTGGTAGATAATTTATGTAGATTCGCATAAGGTCGTGCGTGTTTGTACCATCTTGCGTAGGTCTGTTGCGTACTTGAGGACCATTTGGCCGGGGATAAATTGCACGTTATTCCCCTGATTTTCCAAAAGCCTGCCACAGTAGCTTATTTGTTTATGCTCTTTTTCCGCCGATAGATCATTAAATAAAGCTAACTTGCTTGACAATGGGAAAATGATGACAAGGTTCGGTCATTACATTAACCTTTTCCCGCAGCCAATGCCCGCAGCGCATATGGGATATTTacgaaagtaaaaatgaagcaataaaaatcttGCTTCACGCGTTGGAAACGTCAACAACCTTCCCAAACTCGAACTACCCTAAGGAGGACCGAGCAATCAAACCCGCGGCAGGAATCGACCGTTCTGATTCCCAACCAGCACGTGGTTAATTCTAATCACAAAGCACACCACGTGTTCGCCATATTTTTGTTCGCACCAATGTTTATGCTTGTTTTCTGCGAATTACGCTACTAAGCCCTGATGGTATAAGGCCTTACTGCCCCGAGTTACCAATAGATTGCCCCCACACTTCAGAAATTAAGGCACAATCTGCTCTACATCCGCGAACAAAAAAGCACGGTAgataaaatagagaaaaatgaTGCGACAAACAAGTACTAAGAGAGTACCAGAGCACAAAAGGACTGCTTGACGCCACCCGCACAACGTAAGGACATTCGCGACAGAACCGTACGTGGGGCGGAATGGGATGATTATTTGCATTCGAGCGCATTCGTGTGCCCGCAGCAGCTCACCACCGTGAACCGTGGGCCATTGTTTTGGGGGTGGGAGGAGGCGTATGAAAAGCCTTCACTTCCGGCCAGGCCTGCTGGAATTCAAATGTCGTTTACACCCCGCATTCGGTTAGTTAGGTTCCAATGGTCCAAGTCGAGCGAGGCCAGCTGGTTATGATGCTCAAGGGCAGAGCCCGCTGTCCATATTTGTACAAGCCAACAGACAATACACGCGAGTTCGAGTACGAATGAGGTTGTGGGGAACcatgcgcttgtgtgtgtgtgtgtgtggttggagCGGGAGGGAGATATATGTCACAAGTACTTCGTGGGATGCATAATGAACTTCCAGCAAACGCCCGGCAACAAAGGGACACTGTCGACACACTGGCGAGATGAGATGTCTGCTTTCTGAGacattgcaaaataaatagaGCCAAGATGGACTCGAATCTAGATACTTGACTTCTGGTCGGAATATGGTTACTTTCCACGGCTTTACTCAGGGGGGTGGTGGTCACCCGTTCGGTTCGAGtgcaagaacaagaagaaccATATAAACCTCAAACTTCTGCACTACATGCACTCTCGCGCTTGCCCGCTGGAGAACTGTTTCGGCAGGCAAACGGTTTGCGACCTAATCGATGATGATAAGAAGGCTTTTCTCACAACAACCGCCCCCTGTgcaccaacaaaacaatagaGCTGCGCGTGCTATGCTCACGCACAAGAGGTTCGAGTGGTCTGTGGCTCTGTGTAAGTCTTTAAAGAATTGTCAAGTGGATTTAACCGAAACCCCCCAGCACTAGTGCATGTCTTCGTAGCTCTCGAAATGTGTGGGGGGCAGCTACCCTTCGTGTAGCGAGTCTTCCAGCAAATATGGGGAAAACATACCGTGATCACAGATGCTGCTATGCCTAGGTTTTTTGAACCAATATTTTGTTCCACAACAGGTCGCAACAGGTGGCGAATATGCGTGGAAGCATTTTGTGCTAAAATTAGGCTATTCCAAGTTTGTGCAGGTGAAACGTGTTGTAGGAAATAAATGTCACCACCGGACCAGCGGTGATTGCGAATAAAACTAACATAAAATTGTGTGTTTTCTACGAATCGAGCGAAGAGACTTTTGAAAGATGAAATAAATCTTAAGGAAAATCCTTGCTACGTAAAGATGAATGGTATTGATTCTATATCACCACTTACCTGTGGGTCTGTTGTGAATGTTTGCTGTGTAGCGCCGCCTTCTTCACAACCTTCGATAGCTCAGTTGGTAGAGCGGTGGACTGTAGCGGAAAGAGCATGTACCTCTGTACACGCACAACGTAGTTATCCATAGGTCACTGGTTCaaatccggttcgaaggattCTTTTTTGCACATAAACTAAGACTTCaccaacacttttttttcatttcacaatttttgaCTATAGataggatgaaaaaaaaaacaaaaaaatctttttaaatattatgatTGAAGTGAATACCACTATCGCTGCATGTTAGAATTTGAATTCTTGGTTCGCTAGATCATTCATTATCCCCCAAATGCTTTTTATGCTGTTAGTATTTACACACATGAATACTACTTCGAACTAGGAGTGACAGATGTTCTAGAACCGATTGGCACAACATAGCAAAGAACAAAACGTAAACGAAACGAGTGAGCGCAACTCACTTTTATGTGCGTTTGAGCACGGTCTTCTCATCGCCTTCGATAGCTCAGTTGGTAGAGCGGTGGACTGTAGCGGCTCTGCAGCGCGCGCGTTTCATGACGCCGCGCTCTATAGTAATCCATAGGTCACTGGTTCaaatccggttcgaaggagaGTGTGAAGTCacaattctttttttcgtccGGGGACGATTCCAACGTTTTACAATTCTCCCGCATGCACCCTACTCCAACCATGCAGGACATTTCTCACATTTTtactacactcacacacatacaacataCATGGACCCTCCATTCACCGCTAGATATTGCTTAAAGGTGTatattttactgcatttttcaATTGAGTTCGTTCTATTAAGAGCTAGCCGTCCGTATATTACTAAACCTTTTTCCTCAATCCGTGTAGCACACCACCCCTTGGCAACCGGATTTGCTGCTTCTTAACGTCGTCAACgccgcacacgcacacacacgcacgcacgttcGCATATGATTTAACAATGAATAAACTAaatattacttttttatttcttttcatccGTTATTACCACTTATAATTGATACATCTTCCTCTAGATCTGTGTGAACTTGCTAGAATGTAGGctttctgtgtgtatgtatagtGTGTCCCTGGGTACAATAATATAGAGCATGCGACAGCACACAAGCGTTTCTAATTCTAACCTTTTCtaataaagaataaaaccGTTACCGGTTTTTCGCTTGGGGACAAATGATTGAACGAACTTAAACATAAACCATTATAAAAAAGAACCGTTTGTATGCCTGTCCCGAAATCGTTTAGCAAATTGTCAAAAACCAAATCTAAACGATGATTattcaaaacgaaacgaaacacatttttatctctctttctcgagGCAACACTTGCCAGTGAGTGTTTTACCATCGAaactaaattttcaaaaacagttACTAACCTATTAATTGtcatttttgtgtatgtgtgtgcgtgtacgtaTATGACGACGGTTGCAaatttctctttcgcactattaacaatttgttttgctcctATTATTTCTCTGCAATTATTCTGTGTTATTTTATTACGCATCGTTCTGCATTTCCTCAAAAGGgccgacgcacacacacaaggaagTATTTTAGCAATTAATTGTAGTTGAGGATTTACACATTGTTTCATTGTTGGATACATTTTACAAAGACTTTCTACACAAACGCGCGCGTTTACAGATGTccatataaaaaaacaaatatattataaaatagataaaagGTCTATGTTTTCGCTTAGTTAAAATTGGGAAGCTGGGATTGAAAGGGATTGAAGAACAtgacaaagaaataaaaaaacacaaaaagaagaacataTAAATCCCACtagtatagaaaaaaaatgaggaaaattttaaaagaaaaaaaaccctcactgCAACCGTTATTTTCCTCTCCGTGCGCTACAAACGAATACGTCTTCATGGGAAGGAAgtcgtaaaaaaagaaaaaaagttccttatacacatacacatacacttcTCGTCTCCGTCACCGTGATTAGAGTTCCTAGCTTTGTTTGCTCCCAACTCCAAACACACAAGGACATCcttttacaacaaaacaaaaacgaatgcTTACTTTTTGCTTGCATCCGCCgacgttgtcgtcgtcgttgagCTGCCGCCGGATACTTCCGAGGTTTTGGTCAAAGTCGatggaccaccaccaccactaaaACCAATGCTGCCGGGTCCAATATCGATTATCGATACGATAGCGCGCAGCTTGTGCTCCAGCTCTAATTCCGGATGTCGCTGCAGGTGCGCACGGAGCTGTTTAACCTTCCCAATGGATGCATCGAGTTTGAGCAACACCTTCTGGGGTTTGCTACCGATGGCGCCGACTGCCGCACCGGCAGCACCCTCCAGTACACGTGCGAACTCTCGCAGCAGACTCATCCAGCGTGCCCAGACGAGTCGTGGAGCGGTGGAGTCATCACTAGCGGCATCATTCGCTTCCCCGTTCAGAGCAGCTACCTGGCTGAGGGATGAATCGCTCACAATCAACTGTTCCATCTGGGCGATCAAGGTGAGCATGGTGAGCAGCAGGAACTTGCAGCGAGGCACCAGCGACAGCAGCTGATCCGTGTTGAGCAGTGTCTCGAACAGTGGCATCAGATCGACCGGCTGGGCGTACTTTACGTGCAGCTCAAGCTCGGCAAACAGCGGACTTAACTGATCCTCGGCATCTTCTCGATCGCGCTTCGGCAGCGCAACCAGCGTTGCCAGCACCGTGCACCAGATTGTCCACCGGGCCGAATGCTCACCAAGCGCTTTCTGGATGCGTGTCAGCAGCAGCTTGCCTTTACGCACGGACAACAATCGCAGAACACCTTCCGCGTTTACCGCCGGCAGTATACGATCGAGCAGATTTTCCACCGTATCTTGCTCAACTTCCGATACGGGTGTTGCGGGCACGGTTGCCATTTGGTGCGAACCACTGTTCTGCACGTTGTTCTGTTCGTCCATACCACTGGCCTGCTTTTCCTGTGCCAACAACCGTTCCTTGGCGCGCTTTTCCTTCATTTGTTGCTTCGCTTCGATCGCCAGCTGGTTGGACATGTCCTCGAGGCGTAGCACCAGCCGGTACAGGTTCTCCACGTGCAACAGAATCTGTCTTGAGCGGCGCTGATTGTGTACCGAGTCCGTGCTTCCGGGGGCATTGTTGCCAGCGCTGCCCGCACCACCCGATCCACCCGGTCCACCAACATCCGCAACCGAGCGATCCACCACCACGTCCTGATCGATGATCTTGCGCGGTGCAATAACGCTGCCACACTGCAGCTTACCGAGCGAATTCTCAAACTGCACCAGCTTGTAGCGACGGGGCTGTATCTCCTTAATTCCGTCCTTGGTCGATGTGGAATTTTCCGAATTGCGACGCTCCCGTCCAAAGCCGTTCCATTGCTGTTGAtggttctgctgctgctgctggctgaaCGGATGATAGAACGTGTTGTCTTTGTGGGCCTTGCTCTCCCGTTCGCCGCCCCGTTCGCGCTCCTTCCGATCGCGGATCACGCAGAAGTAGTAGTCATTGTAGTAAGCTGTGTCTTTGTTCAGCTGGGACAGTTGGATGCCGAGCAGCCAGTGTTTTGCCCGCTCAGTCATCATATTGGCGTACTCGTCGTACTCGTAGTTGCGATTCTGTTTGCCGTTGTGCAATCGGTGGCCACCACCttggtgctgatgatggtgctgctgctgctggtgatgatggtgatggccgCCCTGTCCATGaccttgctgttgctgctgatgttgcggGAAGTGATGATGACCGACCGGAAAGCTGGGATGATGATGTCCACCGTGCGGATGGTGGGGGGCATGATGCGGCGGTGGACCGTTCCAGTTGGGCGGAAACCCGGGATGATGATGTGCCATGAACGGATGCTTAAAGTTACCTCCGTGCGGTGGCATCGGTGGCATCGGTCCTGGACCACCTGGGCCACCCGGTGGCGGTACACCCATCGGCAGCGGAGGTTGAGGTGCTAACAtaccgggtggtggtggtagtcgATAATGCGGCAACATGGGATGGTTTTGCTGGATCTCTTCCACCAACCGCTGGCTGAAGCTtgcattgttgttgttcataCTTCCATTGCTGCTGTTATTGTTAATGTTGCTATTGGGAGGCATCGATCCGGGCGGACCTTGAAAGTTCGTCGGAAATGGAAAGGGAGGAGCACCGGAACCGGGCTGACCACTACCCCCGTTCGGTGGTGGCATGTTGGTAGGCGGGAACAGTGCACCCATCGGACCACCGGGAGCGGCACCCGGCTGTCCTCCGggcccaccaccaccgcccatAAGAGCGGGTGAAGGAAATCCGATCGGAATCGGAAGCGGACGATGGATCATTGGAGGCGGAAGTTGCTGCATCGTCGGGGTTGGATTGGATGATGTTGGAAAGCCAGGTGGAGGACGTGGCAGAGGAGTTAGCCCGCGACGCATCTGTTCCTGCTGTTGTTTGATCATGTTTTGCTCGATTTCTTCCAGCGAGCAGATCCGCATGCCAGGGTTCGGTAAAGCCGGGAACCGTCCTACTGCTGCACCAAAGCGATCTGTGGAGAAGATTTTTCAGGTATTTAGTTGCTCTCTGCTACAAGTGTTGGATGACTGGCTTGATGAACTTACCCGGTGCTGGAATTGGGGTCGCTGCACTGCCAATTGCCGGTGGCATCTGTGCAGTGACAGGCGGCACACTATGTCTCGGCGTTTCCGGCTTGCTAGGCATCGTCCAAACGCTCGGGTCCAGCTGCAAACGGGCCTCCGGTTCCGTGTCATTATCCAGCTCGAAGTTATCGATCCCGACCGAGGAGAAGTTGATGTCCAGATCGGAATCTGCCCCCGAATCTTCATCTGCTCCCTCTCGCCGGTCCATTCGCACCAGATTCTCGTGCAAGTCTTCCCAATCGTCTTCACGGGCCTGACCGAATGTTTCGTCATTGAGCGCATCATACTCCTCCTCCGAATCCGATCCGCGACCGCCGCTCCCGCCACCCAACACTCGTCCACCGCCTGTTCTTCCGCCACCTCCACCGCCTCTACCTCTACCTCCACCATCGTCGTCCTCACCGGGCAATGACGCATCAAACCCAAAGAACGAATCAGACATTGCCGTCCCCCGCTATCCAACTTGCCGGCCGGTTTGAACTGTCCTGGCTCAAGATTCGCACAACCTTCAGCTGTCACCTGTCGCCCCCAAGCAGTCGACGCGTGCGACCTGCCGCTGACCCGAACACCACTTCCTCCTTCGGCGGATGCGGAACCACCACCCCACAGACTACGCTTCGGTAACGCCGATGGCGACGACCGGCAGTGCTAGCACCGTGTCCACCCGGGGGCACTTCAGCGACCGGCACACCGACGGAATGATCCACTTTGACTGTCCACGGTACACCGGACGGTGACGGCGATAAACAGCGGACAGACGGACAAAGGAAAAAGTCCTCTGCTGCTCCTCCACCACTTTACTTTAACGAGCCTTTTCGCTGATGAtgtgcacacacaaaagcagcaCAGgtcgcacacaccaccaccggaaAGGGTCGGATAGTATCCGACGCTGCACGCTCGGCAAAACACGCGGATGGTGGCCGGGATGCTTTTTGTTAATTTGCTTCCGAGGATGCTGGAACTTGACGCACGGATGGTGAAATTACTAAAATACGATAATAGGAGCACCgaaaaaaatgtagcaaatcACACGACAGCAACCAATCcgacatacacacgcacacacacacacatacacttcaGCACACGCATTTCTTTCGGGCGGGCTTTGACGTTTTGTCAAACGGTGGGCCACCGTTTATGACACGTGGTTGAATTCTTGCACGTGTGGTACTGTTAGCCGTACTGACAGAGGATAATTAACGGTTTGCTTTATTCGTACCGGAAAAACGAAACTAGTTTTATAGAATTTAATAGATTTGCTATGCGTGCACGATATTTCTGAGCAATGAAAgagataaatttaattaaaataaatcctcttgcgaaaacaaaaccattaagAGTGTCATCATGAATATTCGAACACCGTTCATCTTTTGTTTTAGAACTGGCTTTCATACGGTTCTTTAATAATTTGCTTTTGGCTCGGTTGTAAAATTCCACCACTTCATAATACgcatataaaaatatgtaaaattctctttgtgttattttcttcTGTAGAGGTGTGTTTTGGTACTTCCGTTTGTTTTCGGCATGAAATGTATTGTCCACAAATCACACCCTTAAGCTTTTTTTGGTGTCAATACGTGTGTCATTGGTACGCGCGAACGAAACGttcatttctctctctccatttATCTATGCCTAATGATAATTGAAAAGATTTCTTATAAATTAATTGACTCGATTTGGTTTCACTTACCCTAATACAATGGTCGTGTATTCCCGGGGGTTCAACCCTTTGGGGATGGGACGTTCCTAcgttattttaataaatatttttttaatctttcctCACTCTTTACTTAACTGATAGGTACTCTGCTCGTTTGCTCACAATCACACTTGTGTATGTACAAAAAGAACGGTTCTTAAGGacaccttttttatgcttctgtGTAGTTAAAGCTAAGCAAAATATGATTCTCCCTCTAACAGAGCGTGGACACAACTGTTTGGTTCGATATGATTTCGTTTTTGTGTATACACTTTCTGCTCCTGAGAATGTAAAAAATCGTTGGATGTTGCTTGCTTTGGAAAAAAGAGATCACTGCGTATGAAATCTCGCGCGTCTTCTACAATGGCAGTTATCTTTGGTAAAATCACGTTAGTCACTGGTTTGCAAAGGCAACGTTCAGCGTGGAAAAAGTAC encodes the following:
- the LOC126561172 gene encoding toll-like receptor 6; translation: MKWISCTVTVVVLWVTAVSTGGTLCDSDGVICRISNLNITSSPEAFTLLAQQPSSVTTYTSVMIQQLIMGSTTIADLLINASTITNSVLFKKFHEKNIFLPRKVTLEALTVQEARNLQTFIIPTNKHLKQLEITHCAVSIVPPAFRNLVSLKELRLKLCSIKTLNLALLATLRHLETVQLIGNNITTIYPPQSALAANIRTVDLSYNQLRRIDMSVLRSLKLMQTLNLEHNQLSTVDYRPGEVVTLPRLTTLRLSNNKLERISFEQLNATSLEYLVLSSNRFITVPEYLQNFPNLALLALDNNLLESFDFSILQSLGNLQWLELHDNHLASVVLPKEIDLPYLHQLLLANNRLQSVNLEQLYAPRLSLLDLRNNLLTTIPNVFEKGIEQLESVNVVDNPLTCGTYETYRKYIHLGMIVPKWVLQNADLCSTGTYFTLTETQRVCCLV
- the LOC126561538 gene encoding protein PAT1 homolog 1-like — protein: MSDSFFGFDASLPGEDDDGGGRGRGGGGGGRTGGGRVLGGGSGGRGSDSEEEYDALNDETFGQAREDDWEDLHENLVRMDRREGADEDSGADSDLDINFSSVGIDNFELDNDTEPEARLQLDPSVWTMPSKPETPRHSVPPVTAQMPPAIGSAATPIPAPDRFGAAVGRFPALPNPGMRICSLEEIEQNMIKQQQEQMRRGLTPLPRPPPGFPTSSNPTPTMQQLPPPMIHRPLPIPIGFPSPALMGGGGGPGGQPGAAPGGPMGALFPPTNMPPPNGGSGQPGSGAPPFPFPTNFQGPPGSMPPNSNINNNSSNGSMNNNNASFSQRLVEEIQQNHPMLPHYRLPPPPGMLAPQPPLPMGVPPPGGPGGPGPMPPMPPHGGNFKHPFMAHHHPGFPPNWNGPPPHHAPHHPHGGHHHPSFPVGHHHFPQHQQQQQGHGQGGHHHHHQQQQHHHQHQGGGHRLHNGKQNRNYEYDEYANMMTERAKHWLLGIQLSQLNKDTAYYNDYYFCVIRDRKERERGGERESKAHKDNTFYHPFSQQQQQNHQQQWNGFGRERRNSENSTSTKDGIKEIQPRRYKLVQFENSLGKLQCGSVIAPRKIIDQDVVVDRSVADVGGPGGSGGAGSAGNNAPGSTDSVHNQRRSRQILLHVENLYRLVLRLEDMSNQLAIEAKQQMKEKRAKERLLAQEKQASGMDEQNNVQNSGSHQMATVPATPVSEVEQDTVENLLDRILPAVNAEGVLRLLSVRKGKLLLTRIQKALGEHSARWTIWCTVLATLVALPKRDREDAEDQLSPLFAELELHVKYAQPVDLMPLFETLLNTDQLLSLVPRCKFLLLTMLTLIAQMEQLIVSDSSLSQVAALNGEANDAASDDSTAPRLVWARWMSLLREFARVLEGAAGAAVGAIGSKPQKVLLKLDASIGKVKQLRAHLQRHPELELEHKLRAIVSIIDIGPGSIGFSGGGGPSTLTKTSEVSGGSSTTTTTSADASKK